One segment of Streptomyces sp. NBC_01217 DNA contains the following:
- a CDS encoding DciA family protein yields MSGGETSGVDLARVALRAAMEAARKNGSGQKAKRKPRAVTTVRRDGREPMGLGAALGALVTERAWELPAAGATLRERWAAIAPELAGHVAAVAYDPDSGQLTVCPESTAWATQTRLEQTRVIAAANKAAGRTVVHALRILPPGAVPAPGPADTKPADPPSPAPTGPAKTREMACDGYHRALAAHQSATPARRVDPGIAEAVERQNQAMRELSRRAFPEPDVVPDDAPAPIEAPRLQRRRQAAATEAAALRRARAERAGRTVPELSHAPQAAAEVA; encoded by the coding sequence ATGAGCGGCGGCGAGACGTCGGGCGTCGACCTGGCCCGGGTCGCGCTGCGGGCCGCGATGGAGGCGGCCCGGAAGAACGGCAGCGGCCAGAAGGCGAAAAGGAAGCCGCGGGCTGTCACGACGGTGCGGCGCGACGGGCGCGAGCCGATGGGCCTCGGAGCGGCGCTCGGTGCGCTGGTCACCGAGCGGGCCTGGGAGCTCCCGGCCGCCGGCGCGACGCTGCGAGAGCGGTGGGCGGCCATCGCCCCGGAGCTCGCCGGGCACGTCGCCGCAGTGGCGTACGACCCCGACTCCGGCCAGCTCACCGTGTGCCCGGAATCGACGGCCTGGGCGACGCAGACCCGCCTGGAGCAGACCCGGGTCATCGCGGCCGCCAACAAGGCAGCAGGCCGAACCGTCGTGCACGCCCTGCGGATCCTGCCGCCCGGCGCCGTGCCTGCGCCCGGTCCGGCCGACACCAAGCCGGCAGACCCGCCCTCGCCCGCGCCCACCGGTCCGGCGAAGACCAGGGAGATGGCGTGCGACGGATACCACCGCGCGCTCGCCGCGCACCAGTCGGCCACCCCGGCACGCCGGGTGGACCCGGGCATCGCGGAGGCAGTGGAGCGGCAGAACCAGGCGATGCGCGAACTCAGCCGTCGGGCCTTTCCCGAGCCCGATGTAGTGCCGGACGATGCGCCGGCCCCGATCGAGGCGCCCCGTCTCCAGCGCCGCCGCCAGGCCGCGGCGACCGAGGCCGCTGCCCTCCGCCGTGCCCGTGCCGAGCGTGCCGGGCGAACCGTCCCCGAGCTGTCACACGCTCCGCAGGCAGCCGCTGAAGTGGCATGA